The proteins below come from a single Iocasia fonsfrigidae genomic window:
- a CDS encoding secondary thiamine-phosphate synthase enzyme YjbQ — MIEEVKIRTKNQVEFIDITTIVRDIVSKDEVNDGIVVIYVPHTTAGVTINENADPDVVKDMTKEINEIVPFDDDYFHLEGNSAAHIKGSLIGSSETIIIENGALVLGRWQGIYFCEFDGPRKRKLYIKIISN, encoded by the coding sequence TTGATAGAAGAAGTAAAAATAAGAACAAAAAACCAGGTTGAGTTTATCGATATAACTACTATAGTCAGGGATATTGTCAGTAAAGATGAAGTTAATGATGGTATAGTAGTAATATACGTACCCCATACTACTGCTGGTGTGACAATAAATGAAAATGCGGACCCAGATGTGGTAAAGGATATGACTAAAGAGATAAATGAAATTGTTCCCTTTGACGATGATTATTTCCATCTAGAAGGTAATTCGGCAGCCCATATAAAAGGTAGTTTGATAGGATCGTCTGAAACCATAATAATAGAAAACGGAGCCCTTGTATTAGGCCGCTGGCAGGGGATATATTTTTGTGAATTTGATGGTCCAAGGAAGAGGAAATTATACATTAAGATAATTTCTAATTAG
- a CDS encoding ATP-dependent Clp protease ATP-binding subunit: MFGRFTERARKVLSLAEKEAVALKHNYVGTEHMLLGLVKEGQGVAAKALADAGVTQEKVIEKIKQIIGEGKQQINNPVSLTPRSKKVLNLSMDEARRLGHNYIGTEHILLGLIREGEGVAVRILQDLDGDLTSIHKQVIELLGGQNNIEQNTGDKNSKTANLDEYSRDLTDMAREGKLDPVIGRDKEIERVIQVLSRRTKNNPVLIGEPGVGKTAIVEGLASRIISENVPEILLNKRVVSLDLSSIVAGSKYRGEFEKRLKAVMNDIIKNGEIILFIDELHTLVGAGAAEGAIDASNILKPALARGELQAIGATTLDEYRKYIEKDAALERRFQSVLVEETTIEETISILKGLRDPYEAHHKVVITDETIKAAVNLSHRYITDRFLPDKAIDLIDEAASKVRLSNNTRPPEMKALNQKLEDLQKEKEAAVKNQEFEKAAKLRDKEKELQQELEDIKANWHQDKGRKESTVTPDDIAEIVSSWTGIPVTRLEEAETAKLLRLEEELHKRVIGQDEAINAVSQAVRRARAGLKDPKRPIGSFIFLGPTGVGKTELARTLAETMFDDEDAMIRIDMSEYMEKHSVSRLVGSPPGYVGHEEGGQLTEPVRRRPYSVILFDEIEKAHPDVFNVLLQILEDGLLTDTHGRKVDFKNTVVIMTSNVGANYIEKESRLGFKAQEDEESKYTDMKDKVISELKKTFRPEFLNRLDEIIVFHALNKDHINQIVDLMLNDLRKRLSEKEIEIKVSDKAKQLLAEDGFDAQFGARPLRRSIQKLIENPLSERILQGEVKEGQVIKVDEDQGSMSFINE; the protein is encoded by the coding sequence ATGTTTGGTAGATTTACTGAAAGGGCCCGTAAGGTTTTGAGTCTTGCGGAGAAAGAAGCAGTTGCTCTAAAACATAATTATGTAGGAACAGAGCATATGCTGCTTGGACTGGTTAAAGAGGGTCAGGGTGTAGCAGCAAAGGCCTTGGCTGATGCAGGTGTTACTCAGGAGAAGGTCATAGAGAAGATCAAACAGATAATTGGTGAAGGTAAACAGCAGATAAATAACCCTGTTAGTCTTACCCCCAGGAGTAAAAAAGTGTTAAATTTATCTATGGATGAGGCCAGGCGTTTGGGTCATAATTATATTGGCACTGAGCATATTTTGCTTGGTTTGATTCGTGAGGGGGAAGGTGTTGCAGTTAGGATACTACAGGATCTTGATGGAGATCTTACATCAATTCATAAACAGGTTATTGAGTTACTTGGGGGTCAAAACAATATAGAACAAAATACCGGAGATAAAAATTCAAAAACTGCTAACCTTGATGAGTACAGTCGTGATTTAACTGATATGGCCAGGGAAGGCAAATTGGATCCTGTTATTGGTCGTGATAAAGAGATAGAACGGGTAATACAAGTTCTTAGTAGACGGACAAAGAATAATCCTGTTTTGATAGGGGAACCTGGTGTAGGTAAAACAGCAATTGTTGAGGGTTTAGCCTCCAGGATTATTTCTGAGAATGTGCCGGAAATTTTATTAAATAAACGTGTTGTTTCCCTTGATTTAAGTTCAATTGTAGCTGGTTCTAAATATAGGGGAGAGTTTGAAAAGAGATTAAAGGCAGTAATGAATGATATAATAAAAAACGGTGAAATTATTTTATTTATTGATGAACTCCATACCCTGGTTGGTGCTGGTGCGGCAGAAGGGGCAATTGATGCTTCAAATATCTTAAAACCTGCTCTGGCCAGAGGGGAACTTCAGGCTATTGGTGCTACCACCCTGGATGAATACCGCAAATATATTGAAAAAGATGCAGCACTGGAGAGAAGATTCCAATCAGTTTTGGTAGAAGAAACCACTATTGAAGAGACAATTAGCATTTTAAAAGGACTGCGGGATCCCTATGAAGCACACCATAAAGTTGTTATTACTGATGAGACAATTAAAGCAGCTGTTAATCTGTCACATCGGTATATAACTGACCGTTTTTTACCAGATAAAGCGATTGATTTAATTGATGAAGCTGCCTCAAAGGTAAGGCTGAGTAATAATACAAGACCACCAGAGATGAAGGCGCTTAATCAGAAACTGGAAGATTTACAGAAGGAAAAGGAAGCTGCTGTAAAAAACCAGGAGTTTGAAAAGGCTGCTAAACTGAGGGATAAGGAAAAAGAACTACAACAGGAATTAGAGGATATTAAAGCCAACTGGCATCAGGATAAAGGAAGGAAAGAGAGTACTGTAACACCAGACGATATAGCAGAGATTGTTTCCAGTTGGACAGGGATACCAGTTACCAGGTTAGAAGAGGCTGAAACAGCAAAATTATTAAGATTGGAAGAGGAGCTTCACAAGAGAGTTATTGGCCAGGATGAGGCTATCAATGCAGTTTCTCAAGCAGTAAGGAGGGCCAGGGCAGGGCTCAAAGACCCTAAAAGGCCTATTGGTTCATTTATCTTTCTTGGTCCAACAGGTGTGGGCAAGACAGAATTGGCCCGTACACTGGCTGAAACAATGTTTGATGATGAAGATGCTATGATCAGGATTGATATGTCTGAATACATGGAAAAACACTCTGTCTCACGTCTGGTTGGTTCTCCTCCAGGTTATGTGGGACATGAAGAGGGTGGTCAGTTAACAGAACCGGTAAGAAGGCGCCCTTATTCGGTTATCTTATTTGATGAGATTGAAAAAGCCCATCCAGATGTATTTAATGTCCTGCTCCAGATTCTTGAAGACGGTCTTTTAACTGATACACACGGCCGTAAAGTTGATTTTAAAAATACAGTAGTCATTATGACATCTAACGTCGGTGCTAATTATATTGAAAAGGAATCAAGGCTTGGCTTTAAAGCACAGGAAGATGAAGAAAGTAAATATACTGATATGAAAGATAAAGTTATCTCTGAACTAAAAAAGACATTCAGACCTGAATTCCTTAACAGGCTTGATGAAATAATAGTTTTCCATGCTTTAAATAAAGACCATATCAATCAGATTGTTGACCTGATGCTGAATGATTTAAGAAAGAGATTGAGTGAAAAGGAAATTGAAATCAAGGTAAGTGATAAAGCAAAACAATTACTGGCTGAGGATGGTTTTGATGCCCAATTTGGGGCCCGTCCCTTAAGAAGGAGTATCCAGAAATTGATAGAAAATCCTTTATCAGAACGTATTCTTCAAGGAGAAGTAAAGGAGGGCCAGGTAATTAAGGTTGATGAAGATCAAGGAAGTATGTCCTTTATTAATGAATAA
- a CDS encoding TRAP transporter small permease: MLKKSNELLKEKHPIIWVLETFWGWISSFFEGLIILLMSFLVVMTFVKVFYRYVLNNPITWASELSRYLFVWITFLAAWFVFKKRGHLGLDVLVIALSESVQKVILRVGELIILVFLLFVLKITPDFLDMTFCQTSPSLGLSMKYIYASFPVFSILVIGEILLGWINPERISFETTYKEIKTNDKVN, translated from the coding sequence ATGCTTAAAAAATCTAACGAATTATTAAAAGAAAAGCATCCTATTATTTGGGTATTAGAAACATTTTGGGGATGGATTAGTAGTTTTTTTGAAGGATTAATTATTTTATTGATGAGTTTTTTAGTAGTAATGACTTTTGTTAAGGTGTTCTATCGATATGTATTGAACAATCCAATTACTTGGGCTTCAGAATTATCACGTTATTTATTTGTTTGGATTACATTTCTTGCTGCCTGGTTTGTCTTTAAAAAGAGAGGACATTTGGGGTTAGATGTTTTAGTGATTGCATTGTCAGAATCAGTTCAAAAAGTTATTTTGCGTGTAGGCGAATTGATTATTTTAGTATTTTTGTTATTTGTTTTAAAGATAACACCTGATTTCCTGGATATGACATTTTGTCAAACTTCTCCTTCATTAGGATTATCAATGAAATATATTTATGCTTCTTTTCCTGTGTTTTCAATCCTTGTAATAGGAGAAATTTTATTAGGTTGGATTAATCCTGAGCGAATTTCTTTTGAGACAACATATAAGGAAATTAAAACAAATGATAAAGTTAATTGA
- a CDS encoding 2-hydroxyacid dehydrogenase: protein MSKPKVYVTRRLPQKALDMISAECEMEVNPYDRVLTKEELAEAVKGIDGLLCLLTDTIDEDLLDVNPALKVIANYAVGYNNIDIKACTERGIPVSNTPGVLTDTTADFAWTLLMVTARRVVEADRFTRAGKYKGWGPMMFLGGDIYGKTLGVIGMGRIGQSFAKRARGFNMNVIYYDAYRRTSEEEKKWGIKYKEIDTLLEEADFVSLHVPLIPETEHLIGEKELKLMKKTAYLINTARGPIVDEKALMEALKNGEIAGAGLDVYEEEPELASGLTELDNVTLAPHIASASIETRTKMAEMAVENLLAGLKGQDMSNIINKEVFK, encoded by the coding sequence ATGAGTAAACCAAAGGTCTATGTTACAAGAAGGTTGCCGCAGAAAGCCCTTGATATGATTAGTGCTGAATGTGAGATGGAAGTGAATCCATATGATAGGGTCTTAACTAAAGAAGAATTAGCTGAGGCAGTTAAGGGTATTGATGGACTCTTATGTCTATTAACTGACACTATTGATGAGGATTTACTGGATGTTAATCCAGCTCTTAAAGTTATTGCTAATTATGCAGTAGGCTATAATAATATTGATATTAAGGCTTGTACAGAGAGGGGTATCCCAGTATCAAACACACCAGGTGTTTTAACAGATACAACAGCTGATTTTGCCTGGACATTATTAATGGTAACAGCCCGCAGGGTGGTAGAAGCAGACCGTTTTACCCGTGCCGGTAAATATAAAGGCTGGGGGCCGATGATGTTTCTTGGTGGAGATATATATGGCAAGACTCTAGGTGTAATTGGTATGGGGCGTATTGGACAGTCTTTTGCTAAAAGGGCCAGGGGCTTTAATATGAATGTTATATATTATGATGCCTATAGAAGAACCTCTGAAGAAGAAAAAAAATGGGGTATAAAATACAAGGAAATAGATACCCTTTTAGAAGAAGCAGATTTTGTGAGTCTTCATGTACCACTGATTCCAGAGACAGAACACCTAATAGGTGAAAAAGAATTAAAATTAATGAAAAAGACTGCTTATTTAATCAATACAGCGCGAGGTCCAATTGTTGATGAAAAAGCCTTGATGGAAGCCTTAAAAAATGGCGAAATAGCAGGTGCCGGTTTAGATGTATATGAGGAGGAACCTGAACTTGCTTCTGGACTAACAGAACTGGATAATGTGACACTGGCACCACACATAGCGAGTGCCAGTATTGAAACGAGGACTAAAATGGCTGAGATGGCAGTTGAAAACCTGTTGGCTGGGTTAAAAGGTCAAGATATGTCCAATATAATTAATAAAGAAGTATTCAAATAA
- a CDS encoding GntR family transcriptional regulator — MELPGIKKDHKTLSERVKNYLLDSILNQQKYLPGDKITETKIAKELQVSQAPVREAIRDLKMMGFIESEPYKGSHVKQVTAKELLDLYDVRINLETLAVRRALQRITEKEIAYLKSLIDKMAKTSQKNDYVKQTELDGRFHNSIIEFSDNIILVKVWNNLGVEYWTWLGLKFLKDNHKFDFIDQVSRHQEIYSVIKDKDVEKAVLMVKKHFNEVKEMLIEIGDL; from the coding sequence ATGGAATTACCTGGTATTAAAAAAGACCATAAGACATTAAGTGAAAGGGTTAAAAACTATTTATTGGATAGTATTTTAAATCAACAAAAATATTTGCCGGGAGATAAAATAACCGAGACTAAAATTGCAAAAGAATTGCAAGTTAGTCAAGCACCTGTCCGTGAAGCTATTCGTGATTTAAAAATGATGGGTTTTATTGAGAGTGAACCATACAAAGGAAGTCATGTAAAACAAGTAACGGCTAAAGAATTATTGGATTTATATGATGTAAGGATTAATCTAGAGACACTTGCAGTAAGGCGAGCTCTTCAACGCATAACCGAAAAAGAGATAGCGTATTTAAAATCATTAATTGATAAAATGGCTAAAACATCTCAAAAAAATGATTATGTAAAACAAACTGAACTTGACGGTAGATTTCATAATAGTATAATTGAGTTTTCGGATAATATTATTTTAGTTAAAGTTTGGAATAATTTGGGAGTTGAATATTGGACTTGGCTAGGGCTTAAGTTTTTAAAAGATAACCATAAATTTGACTTTATTGATCAAGTTTCACGCCATCAAGAAATTTATTCTGTGATTAAAGATAAGGATGTAGAAAAAGCTGTTTTAATGGTAAAAAAGCATTTTAATGAGGTTAAAGAAATGTTAATAGAAATTGGGGATTTGTAA
- a CDS encoding UvrB/UvrC motif-containing protein produces MLCQRCNNKEATVHLTKIVNGEKNEVFLCEECARETGQLPFAGNDPFSFQNLLSGILNPEINSYNTGIKQGDKCGTCGLSYYDFTQNGLFGCADCYETFNDRLNPLLKRIHGETVHNGKVPQRKGGHLRKKRQIKELRDEMKDAVKNENFEKAAEIRDKIKELEDNDGGE; encoded by the coding sequence ATGCTTTGTCAGCGGTGTAATAATAAAGAGGCTACTGTTCATTTGACTAAAATTGTTAATGGTGAAAAAAATGAGGTTTTTTTGTGTGAGGAATGTGCCCGGGAGACGGGGCAACTTCCCTTTGCTGGAAATGACCCTTTTTCTTTTCAGAATTTATTGTCAGGTATATTAAATCCAGAAATTAATTCATATAATACTGGTATAAAACAGGGAGATAAATGTGGAACATGTGGTTTGAGTTATTATGATTTTACTCAAAATGGTCTATTTGGTTGTGCAGATTGTTATGAGACTTTTAATGATAGGCTTAACCCCTTGTTAAAACGCATACATGGGGAAACTGTTCATAATGGAAAGGTCCCCCAGAGAAAGGGAGGTCATTTAAGGAAAAAACGTCAGATAAAAGAGTTAAGGGACGAGATGAAAGATGCTGTCAAAAATGAAAATTTTGAAAAAGCAGCAGAAATAAGGGATAAGATAAAAGAATTAGAGGATAATGATGGGGGTGAGTAG
- a CDS encoding DctP family TRAP transporter solute-binding subunit, translating to MIYPNRQLGEEREMVEGLQMGTIDITSVSTGPLGGFVPEIGVVDLPFLFKNNIHAYGVLDGPIGEELLDKFSEKGIYGAAFWENGWRHLTANKAINKPEDLEGLKIRTMENKVHMNAFKEMGASPIPMVWGEVYTSLNQGVIDAQENPITVIYTNNLFEVQGYTMETGHLYSPHVVLVSQVSLNKLPEDLRKILINTIKEVTVYQRSKSIEIEVSQKKLLEEKGMKVLTVDKAPFQQAVEPVYKKYADKFGEELINRIVTAGGKKAIDF from the coding sequence TTGATATATCCTAACCGACAATTAGGTGAAGAAAGAGAAATGGTTGAAGGGTTGCAGATGGGTACTATAGATATCACATCAGTGTCTACTGGGCCTTTAGGAGGGTTTGTGCCAGAAATCGGGGTAGTAGATTTACCTTTTCTATTTAAAAATAATATTCATGCCTATGGTGTCTTAGATGGACCAATTGGGGAAGAATTACTAGATAAGTTTTCAGAAAAAGGTATTTATGGAGCAGCATTCTGGGAAAATGGGTGGCGACATTTGACAGCTAATAAGGCTATTAATAAACCAGAAGATTTAGAAGGTTTAAAGATACGTACTATGGAAAACAAGGTTCATATGAATGCTTTTAAAGAGATGGGGGCTAGTCCAATCCCTATGGTATGGGGCGAAGTATATACTAGTTTAAACCAGGGGGTAATTGATGCTCAGGAGAACCCAATTACTGTAATTTATACCAACAATCTATTTGAAGTTCAAGGTTATACTATGGAGACAGGACACCTTTACAGTCCTCATGTAGTTCTTGTCAGTCAAGTAAGTTTAAATAAATTACCTGAAGATTTACGAAAAATATTAATAAATACGATTAAAGAGGTAACTGTTTATCAACGTAGTAAGAGTATAGAAATTGAAGTTAGTCAGAAAAAATTACTTGAAGAAAAAGGAATGAAGGTTTTAACTGTTGATAAAGCACCATTTCAGCAAGCAGTAGAACCTGTATATAAGAAATATGCAGATAAATTCGGTGAGGAATTAATTAACAGAATTGTTACAGCAGGTGGTAAGAAAGCAATTGATTTCTGA
- a CDS encoding putative glycoside hydrolase, whose translation MDRPPANNSKVYQLVDEKKLYLPEFYVKGIYVTGWVAGSEKISALINLVDKTVLNTMVIDIKDQLGHLSYKSNVPLAQEIGANRRKIKNIKALIDELHSRGIYVIGRIVVFKDALLANKRKDLSLKLEQSDNTIIKSDNWVDPSQKEIWDYNLALAREAVEIGFDEIQFDYIRYPALARKPYQAVVDKENKSQYINSFAQYVRDELDLLNTPVSIDVFGLTTAVNDDLGIGQNFKELSNIVQIISPMVYPSHYSAGSYGIPVPDREPYQIIYKSLIDAQEKISDNSNVVIRPWLQDFSLGYKYSLKDVQEQIKAVEKLGLTEWLLWNPSSKYTIETLLTHP comes from the coding sequence TTGGACAGACCCCCTGCTAACAATAGCAAAGTATATCAGCTTGTTGATGAGAAAAAATTATATCTTCCTGAATTTTATGTGAAAGGTATCTATGTAACAGGCTGGGTAGCAGGTTCAGAGAAAATTTCAGCTTTAATTAATTTAGTTGATAAGACAGTATTGAATACTATGGTAATTGACATCAAAGACCAGTTAGGTCATTTGAGTTACAAATCTAATGTCCCTCTGGCCCAGGAAATTGGTGCTAACCGTCGAAAGATTAAAAATATTAAGGCCTTAATTGATGAATTGCATAGTAGGGGTATTTATGTAATAGGGCGGATAGTTGTTTTTAAAGATGCCCTGCTGGCAAATAAGAGAAAGGATCTTTCCCTTAAATTAGAGCAAAGTGATAATACAATTATTAAAAGTGATAACTGGGTTGACCCTTCCCAAAAAGAAATATGGGATTATAACCTGGCTCTTGCCAGAGAAGCAGTTGAAATTGGCTTTGATGAGATCCAATTTGATTATATTAGATACCCTGCCTTAGCCAGAAAACCATATCAGGCAGTAGTTGATAAAGAAAACAAAAGTCAGTATATAAATAGTTTTGCTCAATATGTAAGGGATGAGTTAGACTTGTTAAATACCCCGGTTTCAATTGATGTTTTTGGTTTAACAACAGCGGTTAATGATGATTTAGGTATTGGGCAAAATTTTAAGGAATTATCTAATATTGTTCAAATAATTTCTCCGATGGTCTATCCTTCTCATTACTCAGCCGGAAGCTATGGGATTCCAGTGCCAGATAGAGAGCCTTATCAAATAATCTATAAGAGTCTTATTGATGCCCAGGAAAAAATATCAGATAATAGTAATGTGGTTATTAGACCCTGGTTACAGGATTTTTCATTAGGGTATAAATATTCATTAAAAGATGTACAGGAACAGATTAAGGCAGTAGAAAAACTTGGTTTAACTGAATGGTTGTTATGGAATCCGAGTTCAAAATATACTATTGAAACATTGTTAACTCACCCTTAG
- a CDS encoding protein arginine kinase: MSLKDIINNNVTHWISGEGPDNEIVLSSRIRLARNIEDEPYPNQASKEEKQSVSKRVIEAISSQKQLKLHYINLADMPELERDLLVEKHLISPVHAREGYEKGVFLDDNERISVMINEEDHIRIQVLTPGLQLDETWELASELDDLLERKLDFAFSEKWGYLSSCPTNVGTGLRASVMVHLPALSLTNNIGKMLTAVSKLGLTVRGIYGEGSESNGSIYQISNQVTLGHSERDIIDNLNSVSKQIIGQEKQARQYLLQEKESEVIDRIRRSFGILNFAYKISSDEAMKLISNVKLGIDMGIIDNVDKKVLSELMVLTRPAHIQKINGKELSISERDIKRSELIQTRLKM; this comes from the coding sequence ATGTCATTAAAGGATATTATTAATAATAATGTAACACACTGGATTTCTGGTGAGGGTCCTGATAATGAAATTGTTTTAAGTAGTAGAATACGCCTGGCCAGGAATATTGAAGATGAGCCATATCCTAATCAGGCAAGTAAAGAAGAGAAACAATCTGTTAGTAAGCGGGTAATCGAGGCCATTTCCTCCCAGAAACAGTTAAAACTGCATTATATTAACCTTGCTGATATGCCAGAATTAGAAAGGGATTTACTTGTTGAAAAACACTTAATTAGCCCTGTGCATGCCAGGGAAGGATATGAAAAAGGTGTATTTCTTGATGATAATGAAAGAATAAGTGTTATGATAAATGAAGAAGACCATATAAGGATCCAGGTGTTGACACCAGGGTTACAATTAGACGAAACCTGGGAACTGGCCAGTGAATTAGATGACCTGTTGGAAAGGAAACTGGATTTTGCTTTTTCAGAGAAATGGGGTTATTTATCCAGTTGTCCTACTAATGTTGGAACTGGTTTAAGAGCTTCTGTTATGGTTCATTTGCCGGCCTTAAGCCTGACAAATAATATAGGGAAAATGTTAACGGCTGTTTCAAAATTAGGTTTAACAGTCAGGGGTATATATGGTGAAGGTAGTGAATCTAATGGTAGTATATATCAAATATCAAATCAGGTGACATTAGGCCACTCTGAAAGGGATATAATTGATAATCTTAATAGTGTTAGTAAACAGATAATTGGTCAAGAAAAACAGGCCCGTCAGTACCTCTTACAGGAAAAAGAATCAGAGGTGATTGATAGAATTAGAAGGTCATTTGGTATTTTAAATTTTGCTTATAAGATTTCCAGTGATGAGGCAATGAAATTAATTTCAAATGTAAAATTAGGTATTGATATGGGTATAATAGATAATGTTGATAAAAAAGTTTTAAGTGAATTAATGGTCTTAACCAGACCGGCCCATATTCAAAAAATAAATGGTAAAGAACTAAGTATTTCGGAAAGGGATATAAAACGTAGTGAACTTATTCAGACTAGATTAAAAATGTAG
- a CDS encoding TRAP transporter large permease, with amino-acid sequence MTLPLFVSFVILIFLNVPIAFSLAISSCVALYFGGFPLNVVIQRMVTAADSFLLLAIPFFILAGNIMKDGEISKKLINFADSLVGFITGGLAQVNIVTSMFFAGITGAAVADTSAVGSVLIPPMVEREYDADFSGAVTAASSVIGVIIPPSIPMVVYGVVTGVSVGKMFMGGLIPGILVGVIMMIASYVISKKRGYPSGKSLSIKNILVNFKESILALIMPLIIVGGIFSGVFTPTEAAVIAVIYSLIISLFVYRTIKIKDLPRIILESAYTTAVVMLMLVAAFLFSWIITRERIPVQIANFLTTLALNRTVVLVLVSIFYIVAGTLMDLTANIILLVPVLFPAIQNLGVDPIHFGLITVVALAIGLVTPPVGACLFVASEISNTSIVQQSKALIPYIISLVLVLILLILIPEISVFIPNLFS; translated from the coding sequence ATGACACTTCCTTTATTTGTAAGTTTTGTAATATTAATTTTTCTTAATGTACCAATAGCATTTAGTTTAGCAATTTCATCATGTGTTGCTTTATATTTTGGAGGTTTTCCATTAAATGTAGTTATACAGCGTATGGTTACTGCTGCTGATTCTTTTTTATTGCTTGCAATACCATTCTTTATATTAGCGGGTAATATAATGAAAGATGGCGAGATTTCTAAAAAGCTTATTAATTTTGCGGATTCATTAGTAGGATTTATAACAGGAGGTTTGGCTCAGGTGAATATAGTTACTAGCATGTTCTTTGCAGGTATTACAGGAGCTGCTGTAGCAGATACTTCTGCTGTGGGTTCTGTACTTATTCCTCCTATGGTTGAGCGTGAATATGATGCTGATTTTTCTGGGGCTGTCACAGCAGCTTCTTCTGTTATCGGTGTTATTATTCCTCCTAGTATTCCAATGGTTGTATATGGAGTTGTAACTGGTGTTTCAGTTGGAAAGATGTTTATGGGTGGTTTAATTCCTGGGATTCTTGTTGGGGTTATTATGATGATAGCTAGTTATGTAATATCTAAAAAACGTGGGTATCCTTCAGGAAAGTCGTTAAGTATAAAAAATATATTAGTTAATTTCAAGGAAAGTATTTTAGCTCTTATTATGCCCTTGATAATTGTAGGCGGTATTTTTTCAGGTGTATTTACACCGACAGAAGCGGCAGTTATTGCAGTGATATATTCTCTCATTATTAGTTTGTTTGTCTATCGCACAATTAAAATTAAAGATTTACCTAGAATTATTCTAGAATCTGCTTATACTACTGCTGTTGTAATGTTAATGTTAGTAGCTGCTTTCCTCTTTAGTTGGATTATTACGCGTGAAAGAATTCCAGTGCAAATTGCCAACTTTCTTACTACATTGGCTTTGAATCGCACAGTGGTTTTAGTATTAGTATCTATATTTTATATAGTAGCAGGAACTTTAATGGATTTAACAGCAAATATTATTCTCTTAGTTCCAGTTTTGTTTCCAGCTATCCAGAATTTAGGAGTTGATCCAATCCATTTTGGTTTAATTACAGTAGTTGCTTTAGCAATTGGTTTAGTTACTCCACCAGTAGGAGCGTGTTTGTTTGTTGCCTCTGAAATATCTAATACATCAATAGTACAACAAAGTAAAGCCCTTATTCCTTATATTATTAGTTTAGTATTAGTATTAATATTATTAATATTAATACCTGAGATTTCAGTTTTTATTCCAAATCTATTTTCTTAA
- a CDS encoding CtsR family transcriptional regulator, whose amino-acid sequence MANLSDQIERYLRNLIKKYQGEVEIKRNQLANEFNCAPSQINYVLQTRFPVERGYVVESQRGGGGYVRIIRLKMDSEKEQIKKIISRFGGPISQREAEAVIFRLFENEVISFREKILMETAVNKKLIGVNLPHRDYIRGRLFRGMLEVILKMESEEE is encoded by the coding sequence ATGGCTAATTTATCAGACCAAATAGAGAGGTATTTAAGAAACCTGATAAAAAAATACCAGGGTGAAGTAGAAATTAAACGTAACCAATTAGCTAATGAGTTTAATTGTGCCCCATCACAGATAAACTATGTGTTACAGACCAGATTTCCAGTGGAAAGGGGTTATGTAGTAGAGAGTCAACGTGGTGGTGGGGGCTATGTTCGGATAATTCGCCTGAAGATGGACTCTGAAAAAGAACAGATAAAAAAGATAATTTCCCGTTTTGGTGGTCCAATATCACAGCGGGAAGCTGAAGCAGTGATTTTCAGGTTGTTTGAAAATGAAGTAATCTCTTTTCGTGAAAAAATTTTGATGGAGACGGCTGTTAATAAAAAATTAATAGGAGTGAATCTGCCTCATAGGGATTATATCAGGGGAAGGCTGTTCAGGGGTATGCTTGAAGTGATTCTAAAAATGGAAAGTGAGGAGGAATAA